In Flavobacteriales bacterium, one genomic interval encodes:
- a CDS encoding DedA family protein, which translates to MAGLGSWPMFSLWLVASLGNWLGGLSSYGLGRLGDLERIAKWLRADPVKAEAWRTRIEQYGSWAALLCWAPVIGDPIAIALGLGRARFWPVALLMLIGKAARYAVLLGLLKVLFAAG; encoded by the coding sequence ATGGCCGGACTAGGGTCATGGCCGATGTTTTCGTTGTGGTTGGTGGCCAGCTTGGGCAATTGGTTAGGTGGCCTTAGTAGCTATGGTCTAGGCCGTTTAGGAGATCTGGAACGCATCGCAAAATGGTTACGCGCGGATCCCGTTAAAGCAGAAGCATGGAGAACTCGCATAGAGCAATACGGTAGTTGGGCAGCCTTGCTGTGTTGGGCTCCTGTGATCGGTGATCCTATTGCCATTGCATTGGGTTTAGGTCGTGCGCGGTTCTGGCCTGTTGCGCTGTTGATGTTGATCGGTAAAGCAGCGCGGTATGCGGTGCTGCTGGGCCTGTTGAAGGTTTTATTCGCCGCGGGTTGA
- a CDS encoding TonB-dependent receptor — protein MQRILLLVHILLSCFLTYAQQGTISGIITANEGGRIEPLPFVSVVIKGTTTGASTDLDGNYFFKAEPGEHLVAVSFVGFESVQRNVTLVSGGSVTVNVEMVAAGLQMEEFEVVAKVDREKESVLLMERKETTDLVQNIGAQELKKKGASDVAEGVQKVVGLSTVGGKYLVVRGLGDRYNAAYLNGLPLPSPDPDTKVSPLDIFPTQVVGSINVTKGFTPEFYGDFSGGAVDIRTKRATGENILQVSLGAGMNTQTTFKDFTTYNGGKQDYWGMDDGSRAIPAGVVGTNSVINGERLKFQPNFNPIARKAGPDVNYGIYGGTTFSLAKDIKLNFLATANYRNENRYQEGKVRVINTLNQPMLDYDQKRWQFNTQSSALASLSLELGRHHSISYTSTWVKLSSDEVQENRGTHFDYQDHVLSRRETFRQNYMLINQVAGEHVFGNADRLKVDWAGSMSKADANEPDRKQLVYLYSPENGGETYRFNAIDRLENHRRYSALEEKETSARAGLSYRLLQKETEKGVLPILTLRTGAQLKRKSRNFGYAIFSYDLNGINASNPNGIDVNSPDRYLDNANYTAGNFSIANVTGPEAEHTIKQDINAAYLSAELDIVPEKLKFMGGARLEDGEQFIVYRKQSDSFYQARRIARINSTDLLPFAAIKFDLITTHVIRANASKTISRPGFREMAPFEYTEFFAGAKFVGNPDLKNGTNYNADLRYEIFPNSGEVIAIGVFGKQLIDPIEKVALATASGQLQSFRNTGSATVVGVELELIKNIGALLGKDSTCWNNFSVGINATFLQSRLTIGDAPTNSESATVVLTNTTRPLQGASPYLLNADLSYQVSLSKQVKGTLTAAYNIFGRRVFSAGANGLGDQYELPVGMLNVIARVDIGKRWQANINFRNVLNPLVRIEQETPNGSSLLNEYRTGMNISAGIAFRIL, from the coding sequence ATGCAACGAATTCTACTGTTGGTCCACATTCTTCTTAGTTGTTTTCTCACTTACGCACAACAAGGAACGATCAGTGGCATTATCACCGCCAATGAAGGTGGACGTATTGAGCCATTACCATTCGTAAGTGTTGTGATCAAAGGCACTACTACGGGTGCAAGTACGGATCTCGATGGCAACTATTTCTTCAAGGCAGAACCAGGTGAACATTTGGTAGCCGTGAGTTTCGTCGGATTCGAGTCCGTTCAGCGGAACGTTACGCTCGTGTCCGGTGGTTCAGTAACCGTGAATGTCGAAATGGTTGCTGCCGGATTGCAAATGGAGGAGTTCGAGGTGGTCGCAAAAGTGGACCGAGAAAAGGAATCCGTGCTGTTGATGGAACGTAAAGAGACAACGGACCTGGTCCAGAATATCGGTGCACAGGAGCTCAAGAAAAAGGGTGCATCCGATGTGGCCGAAGGAGTACAGAAGGTTGTTGGCCTAAGTACAGTTGGTGGAAAATATCTTGTCGTGCGTGGATTAGGTGATCGGTACAACGCTGCCTACTTGAACGGGTTGCCATTGCCTTCGCCTGATCCTGATACGAAAGTGTCTCCGCTGGATATTTTTCCGACACAGGTAGTAGGAAGCATTAATGTGACCAAAGGATTCACGCCAGAATTCTACGGGGACTTCTCCGGAGGCGCAGTGGATATACGTACCAAACGTGCAACGGGCGAGAACATCCTGCAAGTAAGCCTGGGTGCTGGCATGAACACGCAGACCACGTTCAAGGATTTCACGACCTATAACGGAGGTAAACAGGACTATTGGGGCATGGACGATGGTAGCCGTGCTATACCTGCCGGGGTTGTCGGTACCAACTCCGTGATCAACGGAGAACGTTTGAAATTCCAACCGAACTTCAACCCAATAGCACGCAAGGCAGGACCCGATGTGAACTATGGGATCTATGGAGGTACTACGTTCTCACTTGCAAAGGATATCAAACTCAATTTCCTGGCCACTGCCAACTACCGCAATGAGAACCGTTATCAAGAAGGAAAAGTGCGAGTGATCAACACACTGAACCAACCCATGCTGGATTATGACCAGAAGCGCTGGCAGTTCAATACGCAGTCTTCCGCGTTGGCATCGCTTTCATTGGAGTTAGGTCGTCACCATTCCATTTCATATACCAGCACATGGGTGAAGCTTTCCTCGGATGAAGTACAAGAGAACCGAGGTACACATTTCGATTACCAGGATCATGTTCTTTCAAGACGCGAGACCTTTCGACAGAACTACATGTTGATCAACCAAGTAGCTGGGGAGCATGTGTTCGGAAATGCGGATCGTTTGAAAGTTGATTGGGCAGGATCCATGTCAAAGGCCGATGCGAATGAACCCGATCGAAAACAACTTGTTTACTTGTATTCGCCCGAGAATGGTGGTGAGACTTATCGCTTCAACGCGATCGACCGTTTAGAGAACCACCGCAGGTATAGTGCACTTGAGGAAAAAGAGACCAGCGCGCGTGCAGGCTTGAGCTACCGACTACTCCAGAAAGAAACAGAAAAGGGCGTTCTTCCGATCCTAACATTGCGCACCGGAGCGCAACTGAAAAGGAAATCGCGCAACTTCGGATATGCTATATTTTCCTATGACCTGAACGGCATCAACGCAAGCAACCCGAATGGTATCGATGTGAACTCGCCGGATAGATACCTCGACAACGCCAATTATACTGCGGGAAATTTCTCTATCGCCAATGTTACCGGACCGGAAGCAGAACACACGATAAAACAGGATATCAACGCTGCATACCTATCTGCCGAACTCGATATCGTGCCGGAGAAATTAAAGTTTATGGGCGGTGCGCGTTTGGAGGACGGCGAACAATTCATCGTTTATCGCAAACAGAGCGATTCGTTCTACCAAGCTCGCCGAATTGCTCGGATAAACTCCACGGACCTATTGCCTTTCGCCGCGATAAAATTCGACCTGATTACCACCCACGTGATCAGAGCGAATGCGAGTAAGACCATTTCGCGTCCCGGCTTCCGCGAAATGGCACCGTTCGAATACACCGAATTTTTTGCAGGTGCGAAATTCGTTGGTAACCCGGATCTGAAGAATGGCACGAATTACAACGCCGATCTGCGCTACGAGATCTTCCCCAACAGTGGCGAAGTGATCGCTATCGGTGTGTTCGGCAAACAACTGATCGACCCTATCGAAAAAGTGGCGCTTGCAACTGCTAGCGGACAGTTGCAATCATTCCGCAACACAGGGTCTGCGACAGTTGTTGGCGTAGAGTTGGAACTGATCAAGAACATCGGTGCGCTTCTCGGTAAGGACAGCACCTGCTGGAATAACTTCAGTGTGGGCATCAATGCGACATTCTTACAGTCCCGCTTGACCATAGGCGATGCACCAACGAACAGCGAGAGCGCAACCGTCGTTCTCACCAATACTACACGTCCGTTGCAAGGTGCATCGCCCTATCTTCTTAACGCGGACCTGAGCTATCAGGTATCTCTAAGCAAACAAGTAAAAGGTACCCTTACTGCTGCATACAACATCTTTGGGCGCAGGGTTTTCTCGGCCGGTGCGAATGGGCTCGGTGATCAATATGAACTCCCTGTTGGTATGTTGAACGTGATCGCTCGTGTTGACATTGGAAAACGCTGGCAGGCGAATATCAACTTCCGGAATGTGCTGAACCCATTGGTACGCATCGAGCAAGAAACACCGAACGGCTCTTCGCTTTTGAACGAGTATCGCACCGGGATGAACATCTCAGCGGGTATCGCATTCCGCATTTTGTAG
- the mreC gene encoding rod shape-determining protein MreC, which yields MRDLFRFLFRIRDTLLFLVLIGFSLTLLYSGNAHHRARAINSSNAVVGGIYSLRKQITDYTGLKEVNRRLAEENADFRNRMSSSYASVENRFVRINDTIHRQQYRYVPAKVVNSTWHKPSNTLTLDKGSKDGLHDDMGVIGPNGIVGVLNDVSPHFASVISVLSPEIKTSVQLRNTGHYGLLYWDTNDPRTSSVIDIPKHARVQAGDTVETRGGDRIYPAGIPVGTVLTVVDVPGINYHKITIQLTEDMTRSGYVYVVDDLQRLERDSLQLINSMP from the coding sequence ATGCGTGATCTATTCCGTTTCCTCTTTCGCATTCGGGACACGCTATTGTTCTTGGTCCTGATCGGATTCTCCTTGACGCTGCTCTATAGCGGTAACGCGCACCACAGAGCACGCGCCATCAACTCTTCCAATGCAGTTGTAGGGGGTATCTATTCGCTGAGAAAACAGATCACGGATTACACAGGGCTCAAAGAAGTGAATCGACGTCTAGCAGAAGAAAATGCTGACTTCCGGAATCGGATGAGTTCTTCCTATGCTTCCGTTGAGAATCGCTTCGTCCGGATCAATGACACGATCCATCGCCAACAATATCGCTATGTACCAGCTAAAGTGGTGAACAGTACATGGCACAAACCCAGCAACACCCTGACGTTGGACAAAGGGAGCAAGGACGGATTGCACGACGACATGGGCGTAATAGGACCGAATGGGATCGTTGGTGTATTGAATGATGTAAGTCCGCACTTCGCATCGGTGATCAGCGTGCTAAGCCCGGAGATCAAGACCAGTGTGCAATTGCGCAATACCGGTCATTACGGCTTGCTCTATTGGGATACGAATGATCCACGAACAAGCTCCGTGATCGACATCCCCAAACACGCACGCGTGCAAGCCGGTGACACCGTTGAGACGCGTGGCGGTGATCGCATTTATCCTGCCGGCATCCCAGTGGGTACCGTGCTTACCGTAGTTGATGTACCGGGCATTAATTACCACAAGATCACCATACAGCTAACGGAGGATATGACACGAAGCGGATACGTTTACGTGGTTGATGACCTTCAGCGTTTGGAGCGTGACTCTTTGCAATTGATCAACAGCATGCCATGA
- a CDS encoding rod shape-determining protein translates to MGWFNFFTQEIAIDLGTANTLIIHNDKVVVDEPSIVAIDRTTGKVIAVGRQAQQMHGKTHENIKTIRPLRDGVIADFKAAEDMIKGMIKMISPGRQLFTPNLRMVICIPSGITEVEKRAVKDSSEHAGAKEVYLIHEPMAAAIGIGIDVEEPMGNMIIDIGGGTSEIAVIALGGIVCDKNIRVAGDEFTQDIEEYMRRQHNILVGERTAEQIKIEVGAATTELENPPPDYAVRGRDLMTGIPKEITVTYAEIAQALDKSISKIEEAILSALEATPPELSADIYKTGIYLAGGGALLRGLDKRISIKTKLPVHVSEDPLRAVARGTGIALKNIDRFQFLMRE, encoded by the coding sequence ATGGGTTGGTTCAATTTTTTTACTCAGGAGATCGCGATAGACCTTGGAACCGCGAACACATTGATCATTCACAATGACAAAGTGGTCGTGGACGAACCAAGCATTGTTGCCATTGATCGCACTACGGGCAAAGTGATCGCCGTGGGTAGGCAGGCCCAACAGATGCATGGCAAAACGCACGAGAACATCAAGACCATCCGGCCCTTGCGTGATGGTGTGATCGCCGACTTCAAGGCCGCCGAGGACATGATCAAAGGGATGATCAAGATGATCTCTCCAGGCCGTCAATTGTTCACACCGAACCTGCGCATGGTGATCTGTATCCCCAGTGGCATAACCGAAGTGGAAAAGCGCGCTGTTAAGGATAGCAGTGAGCATGCCGGCGCGAAAGAAGTGTACCTGATCCACGAACCCATGGCTGCGGCGATCGGTATCGGAATTGATGTGGAGGAACCGATGGGTAACATGATCATCGATATCGGTGGTGGTACGAGTGAGATCGCCGTGATTGCATTGGGGGGTATTGTTTGTGACAAGAATATCCGCGTGGCCGGAGATGAATTCACGCAGGATATTGAAGAGTATATGCGTCGCCAACACAACATCCTTGTGGGTGAGCGCACTGCTGAACAGATCAAGATCGAAGTTGGTGCTGCTACCACCGAGCTGGAAAATCCTCCACCTGACTATGCGGTGCGTGGCCGCGACCTGATGACCGGTATTCCGAAAGAGATCACTGTTACGTACGCGGAGATCGCGCAGGCGCTCGACAAAAGTATCAGCAAGATCGAGGAGGCCATTCTTTCAGCGTTAGAAGCAACACCACCGGAACTGAGCGCGGACATTTATAAGACCGGGATCTACTTGGCAGGTGGCGGCGCTTTGCTGCGTGGCCTCGATAAACGGATAAGCATTAAGACCAAATTGCCGGTACATGTTAGTGAGGACCCTCTGCGCGCTGTGGCACGTGGAACCGGTATTGCACTGAAGAACATTGATCGATTCCAATTCCTGATGCGTGAGTAG
- a CDS encoding TIGR00730 family Rossman fold protein: protein MAQNNIDRTRIDLSFLSGPRSRWKETKTVFHILQQFVYGFRKLHFVGPCVTFFGSARFKEDHEYYEAARSIARRVGRVGFTVMTGGGPGIMEAANRGARDIGATSVGCNIVLPHEQYANPYLDVELSFDHFFVRKVLLLKYSICFVVMPGGAGTIDELFEVVTLIQTGKVKNFPVILYGKEYWAHTLKQLEYMYEAGTIGKEELSFIHVVDSVDEATDKLQEQLVDMWKERNAKKDTPKWWFLEEEVNTPVKKKVDHITQP, encoded by the coding sequence ATGGCGCAGAATAACATCGACCGCACCCGTATTGATCTTAGCTTTTTAAGCGGACCACGCTCGCGTTGGAAAGAGACCAAGACCGTATTCCATATTCTGCAGCAGTTCGTTTATGGGTTCCGAAAACTTCATTTCGTTGGGCCTTGTGTTACGTTCTTCGGCAGTGCGCGATTCAAAGAGGATCATGAATACTACGAGGCGGCACGGTCAATTGCTCGACGCGTTGGTCGAGTTGGCTTCACGGTCATGACCGGTGGTGGACCCGGAATAATGGAAGCCGCGAACCGTGGTGCACGAGACATTGGCGCAACAAGTGTAGGGTGTAACATTGTTCTGCCTCACGAGCAATACGCGAATCCGTATTTGGATGTGGAACTCTCTTTCGATCATTTCTTCGTTCGCAAAGTGCTGCTGTTGAAATACAGTATCTGTTTTGTGGTGATGCCCGGTGGCGCAGGTACGATAGATGAACTCTTTGAGGTGGTGACCTTGATCCAGACCGGTAAGGTGAAGAACTTCCCTGTGATCCTCTATGGTAAGGAATATTGGGCCCATACGTTGAAGCAGTTGGAATACATGTATGAAGCTGGAACCATTGGAAAGGAAGAGTTGAGTTTCATACACGTAGTGGATTCAGTGGATGAGGCCACCGATAAATTGCAGGAGCAACTCGTGGATATGTGGAAGGAACGGAACGCAAAAAAGGACACTCCGAAATGGTGGTTCCTGGAAGAAGAAGTTAACACTCCGGTAAAGAAGAAGGTTGATCACATAACACAACCGTAA
- the purH gene encoding bifunctional phosphoribosylaminoimidazolecarboxamide formyltransferase/IMP cyclohydrolase — MNGQKRIQSALISVFHKDGLEPIVRALDALGVHLYSTGGTQEFIEKQGVKVTPVEDLTTYPSILGGRVKTLHPKVFGGILGRRDMQSDVAQLEEFEIPTLDLVIVDLYPFEETVASGGTDEAIIEKIDIGGVSLIRAAAKNHTDVLIVPAQAHYAELLKILTDQKGSSTLQQRKTFAAAAFGITAKYDTAIHGWFSGARTTVLRYGENPHQKGTFTGDLDGMFNQLNGKELSYNNLLDLDAAVELIDDLATLPGVPFAILKHNNACGAAVRKTVKEAWDAALAGDPVSAFGGVLISSTEIDAETAKAIDTIFFEIIAAPSFSTEALAILRSKKNRIILERKPSQRPTTKIRTALNGILSEDADTVISSAGSMKTATAKAPSASELNDLVFANMLVKHTKSNAIVLAKNDQLIASGTGQTSRVDALEQAIAKASKFKFDLQGAVMASDAFFPFPDCVEISHKAGITAVVHPGGSIRDQDSIDFCNSNGMAMAITGNRHFKH; from the coding sequence TTGAACGGGCAAAAACGGATCCAAAGCGCTCTAATTTCGGTGTTCCACAAAGATGGGCTTGAACCTATCGTGCGTGCATTGGATGCGCTTGGCGTGCACCTCTATTCAACTGGCGGCACTCAGGAATTCATTGAAAAGCAAGGCGTAAAGGTCACTCCCGTAGAAGACCTCACCACCTACCCGAGCATTCTGGGTGGTCGTGTGAAGACACTGCACCCGAAAGTTTTCGGAGGGATCTTGGGTCGACGGGATATGCAAAGCGATGTGGCCCAACTGGAAGAGTTCGAGATCCCGACCTTGGATCTTGTGATCGTGGACCTCTATCCCTTCGAGGAAACCGTAGCTTCAGGTGGCACCGATGAAGCGATCATTGAAAAGATCGATATCGGAGGGGTCAGTCTAATTCGCGCAGCAGCAAAGAACCACACCGATGTGTTGATCGTTCCAGCGCAAGCGCATTACGCAGAGCTGTTGAAGATCCTTACCGATCAAAAAGGCAGCTCTACCCTTCAGCAACGCAAAACCTTCGCTGCTGCAGCCTTTGGCATTACTGCCAAATACGATACCGCGATCCACGGCTGGTTCTCTGGTGCACGAACGACCGTGCTACGTTACGGCGAGAACCCACATCAGAAAGGCACCTTTACCGGTGACCTGGACGGAATGTTCAACCAATTGAACGGCAAGGAGCTCAGCTACAATAACCTGCTTGATCTTGATGCCGCAGTAGAGCTTATCGATGACCTGGCCACATTGCCGGGCGTTCCATTCGCGATCCTGAAGCACAACAATGCCTGCGGCGCGGCCGTAAGAAAAACGGTGAAGGAAGCATGGGATGCCGCGCTTGCCGGAGACCCTGTCAGTGCATTCGGCGGCGTGCTGATCTCTTCAACAGAGATCGATGCGGAGACCGCAAAAGCGATCGATACCATCTTCTTCGAGATCATTGCTGCACCGAGCTTTTCCACGGAGGCCTTAGCAATCCTGCGAAGCAAGAAGAACCGCATCATTCTTGAACGTAAGCCGAGCCAACGCCCAACGACCAAAATAAGGACCGCCTTGAACGGTATCCTTTCCGAAGATGCGGACACTGTTATCAGCAGTGCGGGATCCATGAAAACTGCCACGGCGAAAGCACCATCAGCCAGTGAGTTGAACGATCTGGTCTTCGCTAATATGTTGGTGAAACATACCAAGAGCAATGCGATCGTGTTGGCCAAGAATGACCAACTGATCGCCAGTGGCACCGGACAAACCAGCCGCGTGGACGCACTTGAGCAAGCCATAGCCAAAGCTTCAAAATTCAAATTTGATCTGCAGGGTGCCGTTATGGCAAGCGACGCCTTTTTCCCTTTTCCGGACTGTGTGGAGATATCACATAAGGCCGGCATTACCGCTGTTGTGCATCCGGGTGGCAGCATCCGTGATCAGGACAGTATCGATTTCTGTAATTCCAACGGAATGGCAATGGCCATTACCGGTAACCGTCATTTCAAACACTGA